A window of Desulfomonile tiedjei genomic DNA:
CAAGGCAGTGATTACAAAGGACGCGGCAGTAAAGAATTAGAACAGCGGCAATAAGACGAACTGATTGTACGTGTAATTGCCACGGCTATTTTGCGTAATAATTTCGCTAAGATCCATTTTCGCATTGTGACAGTGTGGGTGACGGCTTTGTTAAGCTACCCAAAGGGCTTGCAGAATTTGTATGTGCATCGGGGGTCTCAACCTCGACGACGACAGTAGCTTGACATTTTAGATCCAAAACCAGCTTTTACGTAACGGCTAAAGAATTGAAAACAGCCAATTGCAGGATACTCAGCGGCTAATTGAGAAAAAGGGGGAGAAGAATGAACAAGAAAGCAGCATTGTGGACGGCCTTGGCATCGGCTCTGATTGTTATGTCATTAGCTTTACCCGTCATGGGCCAGCAGATCACGGGCGTTCCGGGGTCACCGGAAGCCGCCACAACGATTGATGGAAGGTACCTCCCCAACCCGCCGCCCAAGTTTGGTGGTGAAATCGACGTCAACGCGGCCCAGTCAAAACCGTACTGGCCGCCGCGCGTCGTGCCGCCCAAAGGCGCGCCGAATATCCTATTGATCATGACCGACGATGTGGGGTTCTCTGCGCCGAGCACCTTCGGAGGGGTAATCCCAACACCGGCGCTGGATCGGATCGCCACCAACGGTCTGCGCTACACAGCGTTTCACACCACGGCGCTCTGCTCGCCGACGCGGGCCGCGCTCCTCACTGGCCGCAACCACCACTCGGTAGCAACCGGCGTCGTCGTCGACCAGGCGACTGGCTACCCCGGCTACAACAGCGTCATCCCACGCGACGCGATCGCCATCGGGGAGATCCTCCGGCAGAACGGCTACGACACGTCGTGGTACGGCAAGGATCACAACGTGCCGCAGTGGGTGGCGAGCCAGGCCGGGCCCTTTACCGACTGGCCGACCGGGCCGATCAAGGGCTTCGACTACTACTTCGGGTTCATCGGCGATGACACGAGCCAGTGGCAGCCGAATAACCTGTTCCGCAACACCACACCTATCGAACCTTATCTGGGCAAGCCCGGCTGGAACCTGATCACCGCCATGGCCGATGAGGCGATCGCGCGTATCAAGATGCTGAACGAGGTCCAGCCCGACCGGCCCTTCATGATCTACTACGCGCCCGGCGGCACGCACGCGCCGCACCACCCGACGAAGGAATGGGTGGACAAGATCAGCAAGATGAAGCTCTTCGACGAGGGCTGGAACAAGCTGCGTGAGGGGATCTTCGCCAATCAGAAGAAGCTGGGGGTCATCCCGCAGGACGCCAAGCTCACGGCCTGGCCGAAAGACCTGCCGCAGTGGGACACGCTCTCGCCCGAGGCGAAGAAGCTCTACATCCGCCAGGCCGAAGTCTATGCCGCGTACCTGGCCTATACCGACCACGAGATAGGCCGGGTGATCCAGGCGATCGAAGATATGGGCAAGCTCGACAACACGCTCGTCATCTATATCAGCGGCGACAACGGCTCGAGCCCCGAGGGTACGCCCCATGGCCTGTACAGCGAGTTTGCTATTTTGAATGGCGTCCACCCGACGGTCGCCGATAACATGAAGTTCTACGATGGCTGGGGCACGGACCAGACCTACCCCCACTATGCGGTGGGATGGGCCTGGGCCTGGGACACGCCCTATCAGTGGACCAAGGAGGTGGCCTCCCACTTCGGCGGCACCCGCAACGGCATGGCCATATCCTGGCCCGCGAGGATCAAGGACGAAGCCGGCATCCGCCACCAGTTCCACCACGTGATCGACGTCGTGCCGACGATCCTGGAAGCGGCCGGCCTGCCCGAGCCCGTGATGGTCAACGGTGTCGCGCAGAAGCCGATCGAAGGCGTGAGCATGGCCTACACTTGGGACAAAGCCAATGCGAACGCGCCGGGCCGGCGGAGGACCCAGTATTTCGAGATGTTCGGCTCGCGCGCGATTTATCACGACGGCTGGATCGCCTCGGCGCCTCCCATCGTCGCGCCTTGGGCCCTCTCGCTGAAGCCGCCGCCCCCGGACGTGATGAACAGCTTCAAGTGGGAGCTGTACGACCTCGGCAAGGACTGGACGCAGTCGGACGACCTAGCGGCCAAGATGCCGGACAAGCTGCGCGACATGCAGCAGTTGTTCACCTTCGAGGCGTCGAAGTACAACGTGTTCCCGCTCGATGACCGTCTTCTTCCCCGGTTCATGGGAACGAAGCCGAGCTACACCTCCGGCCGGACCCTGTTCACCTATACGGGCGAGCTGAGCGACGTGCCGTTTCCCGGTGTCGCCGGTGCGCCGAACATGCTGAACAGGTCTTACACGATCACGGCCGAAGTCGAGATTCCCCAAGGCGGCGCCGAGGGCATGCTGGTCACCGACGGCGGCCGGTTCGGCGGCTACGGCTTCTACCTGCTGAAAGGCGTACCGGTCTTCACTTGGAACCTCATACAACTGGAGCGGGTGAAGTGGCGGGGTAAGGAAGCACTCAATCCGGGGAAGCACACGCTGGAGTTCGACTGGAAGTACGACGGGCCGGGCCTGGGCAAGGGAGGCACAGGCACTTTGAAGGTGGACGGCAAAGTGGCGGCCAGCCATCCCATGCCGAAGAGTCTGCCTGTCGGTATCGGGTGGGTCGAGACCTTCAACGTCGGCGTCGACACGGGCACGCCGGTGGACGACCAGGATTACCAGGTGCCATTCAAGTTCACCGGCAAGATCAAAAAGCTGACGATAAAACTGGGGCCGGAAGACCTGACACCCGCGGAAAGGGAAATGATCTTCGGGACGTACCGCGACAAGCAATAGGCGCAGTCGGCGCTACCGTGGACCACGGGCCGCCCGGGATAGGCGGCCTGTCCAGCGAAGTGCGAGTATGAGAGGCGGAACGTATGACGATGATCCTCGGGGTGACCCCCTTCCTCGTCTCGGTTATGGCCGCGCTTCGTGATTCAGATGTCATTCGAAAGGAGATCGCCTTATGAGCACTGTGGTAAGAGGTCATTTCAATCTTGCCTTTCCCTTGCAGCCGTCGACGAGGAGAGCACGACCGTGCCGCCTCTATCGGAGCGCGCTTATCGCGTTGACGATATTTGTCGCTTCCTTGGTATGTCTGTCTGGCCCGGCGCTCGCCCAGCAGAAGAAGCCGAACATCCTAGTCCTCTGGGGCGATGACATCGGCTGGTACAACGTCAGCGCCTACAACATGGGCGTGATGGGATACAGGACTCCGAATATCGACCGTATCGCTAGGGAAGGTGCCCTGTTCACCGACTGGTACGGCCAACAAAGCTGCACGGCCGGCCGCGCGGCTTTTATCACCGGCCAGTCGCCCATCCGCACCGGCCTAACCAAGGTGGGACTGCCCGGCGCTGAACTCGGGCTAAAAAAGGAAGACCCGACCATCGCGGAGCTGCTTAAAGCGCAGGGCTACGCGACCGGCCAGTTCGGCAAGAATCACCTCGGAGACCGCGATGAGCACTTGCCGACCGCCCACGGCTTCTACGAGTTCTTCGGCAACCTCTATCACTTGAACGCGGAAGAAGAGCCGGAGAGCGTCGATTATCCGAAAGACCCTGCGTTCAAGAAGCGCTTCGGCCCGCGCGGCGTGATCCACTCGTGGGCTAACCCGGACGGGACCCAGAAGATCGAGGATACCGGCCCGCTCACGAAGAAGCGCATGGAAACAGTGGATGACGAGATTACCGCGGCCGCGCTCCGGTTCATGGAGCAGCAGCACAAGGAAGGCAAGCCGTTTTTTGTCTGGTGGAACGCGACACGCATGCACATCTGGACGCACCTCAAGAACGAGTCCAAGGACAAGACCGGCCTGGGCATCTATCCTGACGGCATGGTCGAGCACGATGCGCACGTGGGCCAGCTCCTGAAAAAGCTGGACGAACTTGGCATCGCCGACAACACCATCGTGATGTACTCGACCGATAACGGGGCCGAGACGTTTTCCTGGCCGGACGGCGGAACCACGGCCTTCCGCGGCGAGAAAGGTACCAATTGGGAAGGCGGTTACCGCGTCCCGACCCTGATCCGCTGGCCCGGCACAATCAAGGCGGGGACCGTGTACAACGACGTCTTCGCGCATGAAGACATGCTGCCGACACTCCTCACTGCAGCCGGTGTGCCCGATGTCAAAGAGAAGCTGCTCAAAGGGTATGCGGTGGGGCGCAGGACCTTCAAGGCGCACCTCGACGGCTACGACCTTGCCCCGTACTTTAAGGGCGAGACGAAAGACCCTCCACGTCGGGAATTCCTGTACTGGAACGACGACGGCAAGCTAGTGGCGCTACGGTACAACCGGTGGAAGCTCGTATTCTCGGAGCAGCGCAGCCACGGACTTGGAGTCTGGGAGCAGCCGTTCGTGGACCTGCGCCTGCCGGCGATCTATGACCTGCGTGCGGATCCATTCGAGCGCGCAAACCAGGAATCGATTGGATACGCGGCGTGGAGGGTCGAGCGCTTGTATCTCTTGGTGCCGGCGCAGGCTTATATCGCCAACTGGCTCGCCAGCTTCAAGGAGTTCCCGCCGCGACAGAAGCCGGCGAGCTTCAACCTCGACCAGGTGATGCAGCAAATCCAGGAAGGCGCCACTGGCTTCAAGTGAGGCAGTGCGACAGAACATGTTGATCCATGGGGGTTTTATGAAGACAAGATCACTCGTATCAATGATTCTGGTGTTGGTCCTTGCTGCCCTGTTGGCCGTCGGACCGGCCGTGGCACAGCAGATCACCGGGACGCCGGGCTCGCCAGGCGCGACCACTACGATCAGCGGCAAGCAGCTCCCATCGCCGGATCCGCCGTTTGGCGGCGTAATCAAGGACGATGCCTTGCAGTCGAAATACTGGTGGGCGCCGCGCATCGTGCCTCCCAAAGGCGCGCCCAACATCCTGCTGATTATAACGGATGACGCGGGGTTCGGCGTCCCGAGCACCTTTGGCGGCGTCATTCCGACGCCCGCTATGGATCGCATCGCGAACAACGGCCTGCGCTACAATAACATCCACTCCACCGCGCTCTGCTCGCCGACACGCGCCGCGTTGATTACCGGGCGCAACCATCACTCGGCCGGCTTCGGCGTGATCTCGGAGCAGTCCACCGGCTTCCCGGGCTACAACAGCATCATCGCCAAGGACAAGGCCACCATCGGCCGCATCCTGCTGGACAACGGCTACGCCACCTCGTGGTTCGGCAAGGACCACAACACGCCGGCTTTTGCGGCCAGTCAGGTCGGGCCGTTCGATCAATGGCCGACGGGCATGGGCTTCGAGTATTTCTACGGCTTCGTTGGGGGTGACTCGAACCAGTGGCAACCCAACCTGTTCCGCAACACGACGCAGATCTATCCCTTCGACGGCAAGCCGGACTGGAACCTGATAACCGGCATGGCTGACGACGCGATCGACTATATGTATCGAATCCACCAGACCGCGCCCGACAAGCCATTTTTCATAAAGTACGCTCCCGGTGCTACGCACGCGCCGCATCATCCGACCAAGGAGTGGGTCGAGAAGATTCGGGCCATGCACCTCTTCGACGACGGCTGGAACAAGCTGCGAGAGAGGATTTTTGAGAATCAGAAGCGCCTCGGCGTGATTCCGCCGGACACCAAGCTGGAGCCTTGGCCGACGAATATCATCAAGAATTGGGATGATTGTACGCCCGAGGAGAAAAAGCTCTACATACGACAGGTGGAAATCTTCGCCGCCTATGCGGCCTACAACGACCACGAAATCGGTCGAGTGATCCAAGCCATTGAGGACATTGGCAAGCTCGACAATACGCTCATCATCTACATCAACGGCGACAACGGCACCAGCGCCGAGGGCGGCCCGCTGGGCACGCCCAACGAAGTCGCGTTCTTCAACGGCGTCGCTGTGCCCGTCGAACTCCAGATGAAGTGGTACGACGTCTGGGGCACGGAGCAGACGTACAACCACATGTCCGCGGGCTGGTCCTGGGCATTTGATACGCCCTTCACCTGGTTCAAGCAAAACGCCTCGAAGCTCGGGGGCATCCGACAGAACATGGCGGTTTCCTGGCCGGCGCGCATCAAGGACAGGGGCGGCCTGCGCGAGCAGTTCTCCCACGTCATCGATATCGTGCCGACTATCCTGGATGTCAGCGGCATCCCCGCCCCCGAGTATGTGGACGGCATCAAGCAGGCGCCGATCGAGGGCACGAGCTTCGCCTACACCTTCGATTCCAAGAACGCCAAGGAACCGTCCCGGCACAAGACTCAGTATTTCGAGATGATGGGCCAGTGGGCCCTTTATCACGAGGGCTGGCTGTTGAGCACCAAAGTGAACCGCGCGCCGTGGGAGGCCTTCGGAGCAGCCAATCCCGATCCGCTCAACAATCAGGTTCTCGAACTTTACGACCTGAACAAGGACTTCAGTCAGTCTCAGAACCTCGCTGACAAGCATCCGGACAAAGTGAAAGAGATGAAGAAGATGTTCATCGAGGAAGCCAAGAAGTATCAGGTCTTCCCGCTGGACGCCTCGGTCGCGGGCCGTATCGTGGCCCCGCGGCCGAACATCACCGCGGGTCGCACCGAGTTTGTTTACACCAAACCTATGGTAGGCCTACCGCAGGGCGATTCGCCGTTCCTGCTCAACAGCTCGTACACGATCACGGCGGACATTGAAGTGACGACAGGCGGCGCAGAAGGCATGATCTTGACGTCGGGAGGGCGGTTTGCCGGTTACGGCTTCTACCTCCTCAAGAGCAAGCCGGTATTTCTCTGGAACCTCATAGACTTGAAGCGCATCAGGTGGGAAGGACCGGAACTCACTCCCGGCAAACACACGATTGAATTCGACTTCAAGTATGACGGCCTCGGCGTGGGCACGCTGGCCTTCAACAACCTAAGCGGCCTCGGCCGTTCCGGTACCGGCACGCTCAAGGTGGACGGCAAGGAAGTTCAGACCATTACCCTGCCGCGCACGTTGCCGATGATCCTGCAATGGGACGAGAGCTTCGACATCGGCTCCGACACGCTGACCGGTGTGAACGACGCGGACTACAAACCTCCGTTCCCGCTGACCGCCAAGCTCAACAAGCTGACGATCAAGGTGGACCGGCCGGAGTTGCCGCCCGAAGAGATCAAGAAGCTTGAGAATGCGCAAGCGGAAGCGCTCGACGGCAAGCCGCTGCATCGTGTACAGCCCGGACCTCATTAGTCTTGCAACACTGTCGGCCGGCCTCGACAGGGCCGGCCGATCAGGTTTACGGTAGTGGGTCAGTTGGAAATCTCGGATTCGATGGACACAGCCCCACCGTCATTCCGGCGATCCCCAAGTTTACCCCGGTGAAAACCGGGGCCGGAATCTAGGAAAAACACACTGGACCCCGTTTTTCAACGAGGTGACGAAATGAGTTGTTTTCGCTAGAGATGGAAAAATTCAAACTGACCCACTACCCAAATTGGAAGGGAACTCACCATATGAAGACGAAGATCAGTGTAATTACAGTGTTGGCCTTTATTCTAGTAACTCTGATGGCAGTCCACCCGGTCACCGCCCAGCAAGCCCCCAAGGTCAGCGAGGAAGAGGCGCACGCCATCGGCGTCCAGGCCTACGTCTATTTCTATTCGCTCATTACAATGGATGTGACTCGAAAACAGCTCACCAACGTCGAGCCGGGCAAGAGTCCCATCGGTGGCCCGATGAACCAGTTCAACAATGTGCCGGCATTTCCGACCGCTGACATGAAGGTAGTCGTCCGACCCAACTTCGACACTCTCTATTCGTCTGCGTGGCTCGATCTCACCAAGGAGCCGGTGATTGTGTCAGTCCCCGACACGGCCGGCCGCTACTATCTGATTCCGATGATGGACATGTGGACGGACGTGTTCGCGTCGCCGGGATGGCGCACAACCGGCACGAACGCGGGCAATTTTATCATCGTTCCTCCCGGCTGGCGGCCGGACTTGAAAGAACGGTTCATTGAAGAGTTCAGACTCCCGAAAGACACCCAGCGTATTGATGCTCCGACGCCCTATGTCTGGATCATAGGCCGCACCAAGACAGACGGCCCAAAAGACTACGACGCGGTTCACAAGGTCCAAGCCGGCTTCAAGGTCACTCCGCTTTCACAGTTCGGCAAAGCCGCTGAACCGGTTCAAGTCAAGATCGATCCCACGGTAGACATGAAGACGCCGCCGAAGATCCAGGTTGACACAATGCCTGCCGGCAAGTTCTTTGCGTACGCAGCCGAGCTGCTCAAACTGCACCCGCCGCACATCACCGATGAGCCGATCATCGCGCTGATGAAGCGGATCGGCATTGAACCTGGCAAGAGTTTCGACATAGAAAAGGTGGACTCCGCTGTCAAAAAGGGTCTCGAAAGTGTGCCGGAGCGGGCTCAGAAGCTGATGGAGTGGAAGGTCCTCACCCTCGCGAGGGTCGTGAACGGCTGGACCATGAATACTGACACGATGGGCGTGTACGGCAACTACTATCTAAAGCGCGCCATCGTCTCGCAACAAGGCCTCGGCGCTAACTTGCCCGAAGATGCGATTTATCCGTTGAACCTCGTGGACGAGACAGGCAAGCCGCTTGATGGCGCGAATAAGTACACCGTTCACTTCGACAAAAGCGCCATGCCGCCCGTGGGGGCCTTCTGGTCGATCACGCTATATGACTCGCAGGGTTTTCAGGTGGCGAACAGCCTCAATCGCTTCGCTGTCAGCAGTTGGATGCCGTTCAAGTACAACCCGGACGGTTCGCTCGACCTCTATTTCCAGACTGAGAGCCCTGGCAAGGACAAGGAGTGGAACTGGCTCCCCGCGCCGAAAGGGCCTTTCAACTTAACCATGCGCCTGTACGCGCCGAAGCCGGAAGTTCTGGTCGGCAAATGGAATCCGCCGCCGGTTGTGAAGGTGCAGGCGCTCCCGAGCGTAACGGGCGGCCAGTAGGGGATCAGGGAAGCCGTTGGTGTGCAGGTTCGCTCGCACGCAACGCAGCTAAATCCCGGATGATTCCATTAGCGGGCGCGGCAGGAGGTCGCCTGGCAGGCGTTGGAGCGCACGCTGCCCCCGGCAAGCAGGTGGACAACAAAGCCTGCCGGATGCAGTCCAGGTTCCCCGGCAAGCTAGCGAAACTGGCAATCAAGATCAAGCCGCGCAAGCTAACCGCCGAAGAGGTAAAGAACTCTTCGAGAAGGAGGCCAGGGCAACAGCAGCGGGAGCGAGTCGACCGAAATGCAAATCCGGGGGCAACTCGGCACGGGAGTGCCGGCGTACATCCCGAAGAATCGCAGGATCACACAAGGCATCGAAGGCGCTGCGCTTCGGTTGCTCGGGGGTTAAAGAAAGGAGCAAGCACAAGATGAAGGGAAAAGCGGCAATATGGGCGGTCTTGGTACTCGCCCTAGCAATCATGCCCGGGACTCTTCCTGTAATAGCCCAGCAGGTCACCGGGACGTTGGGTGCGCCCGATGCCACGACAACCATTGACGGAAAGCAGCTTCCGCCACCAGACCCGAAATTCGGCGGGGTGATCAAGGACAAGGCGTCGGAGTCGAAGGCCTGGTGGGCGCCGCGCATCGTGCCGCCGAAGGGCGCACCAAACGTGCTGCTCATCATGACGGACGATGTCGGCTTCGGAGCACCGGGCACGTTCGGCGGCGTCGTCCCGACTCCGGCCCTGGATCGCATAGCGAAGAACGGCCTGAGGTACACGAACTTCCACTCCACGTCACTGTGCTCACCGACGCGGGCGGCGATTATCACGGGACGCAACCATCACGTGGCCGGCTTCGGAGTCGTAGGCGAAGTTGCGACGGGGTTCCCGGGGTACGACTCGATCATCCGGAAGGACAACGGCACCATCGGCACCATCCTGAAGGAGAACGGGTACGCAACCTCGTGGTTCGGCAAGAACCACAACACACCGTTTTATCAGGCAACCCAGGCAGGGCCGTTCGATCAGTGGCCGAACGGCTTGGGCTTCGAGTATTTCTACGGCTTCGTCGGCGGCGACGCCAGCCAGTGGCAACCGAACCTGTTCCGAAACACGACGGCCATCTACCCCTTTCAGGGCAGCCCCCGTTGGAACCTGACCACGGCCATGGCCGACGAGGCGATTCAGTATATGAAGCAGTTGAAGGAGATCGCGCCGGACAAACCGTTCTTTGTCTACTATGTGCCGGGCGGAACGCACGCGCCGCATCATCCGACGCTGGAGTGGATCAAGAAGATCAGCGACTTGCACCTCTTCGATCAGGGTTGGAATAAGCTCCGCGAGACCATCTTCGCCAACCAGAAACGGCTGGGCATCATGCCCGAGAACGCGAAGCTGACGCCGTGGCCGAAGGAACTGCCGGAGTGGGATTCTCTCAGTTGGGAGGAGAAGAAGCTCTTCATCAAGCAGGCCGACGTGTACGGAGCGTACCTCGCGTACACCGACCACGAGATCGGCCGGGTCATCCAGGCTGTCGAAGACCTGGGCGAACTCAACAATACCCTGATCATCTACATCAGCGGTGACAACGGCGCGAGCCCTGAAGGCATGCTCAACGGCACGCCGAATGAGTTCACCACCTTCAATGGCGTTGCCGTGCCGGTCAAGGACCAGTTTCTCTGGTATGAGTTCTGGGGCTCGGAACGGACTTTTCCGCACTTTGCAGCAGGTTGGGCGTGGGCGATGAGCACGCCGTTCAAGTGGATGAAACAGGTGGCGTCGCACTACGGTGGGACCGCCCAGGGCATGGCCGTGTCCTGGCCCGGCCACATCAACGACGTGGGCGGCATTCGCCGCCAGTTCCACCACGTCATCGACATCGTGCCGACCATCCTCGAATCGACCGGCATCGCGGCCCCCGATACGATCAACGGCATCAAGCAGCGCCCCGTCGAAGGTGTGAGCATGGTCTACACCTGGGACAAGGCGAACACCGACGTACCGACTCGGCACACCACGCAATACTTCGAGATGCTCGGCAATCGAGCCATCTACCACGACGGCTGGGTGGCGTGCACGACACCGGCGAACCTTCCCTGGGAACTCAGCACCGGGACGCCGCCGGACGTGATAACCGGGTACAAGTGGGAACTCTACAACGTCCAGGAGGACCCCACCCAGTTCAACGACCTGGCCGCCAAGATGCCGGAGAAGCTCAAGCAGATGCAGGCCATCTTCCATCTGGAGGCCCAGAAGTACGACGTGCTCCCGCTCGATAACTCGTCGCTCGCTCGCTGGAATACGCCGCGGCCGAACCTCACGGCGGGAAGAACGGTCTTCACCTATTCGGGAGAACTGACCGGCGTCCCCAACAGTGGCGCACCGAACATCCTGAACAAGCCGTACACCATTACTGCCGAAGTCGAAATTCCTGAAGGTGGAGCGGAAGGCATGATCGTCACCGACGGCGGACGCTTCGGCGGTTACGGCCTGTTCCTGAGCAAGGGCGAGTTTGGAGTCGGCCGTGGCAAGGTCGTGTTCCTCTATAACCTGCTCGACCTTAAGCGCACGACATGGGAGGGGCCTGAGTTGAAGTCGGGCAAGCACACCATTGTCTTCGACTTCAAGTCCGCCGGCCCGGGTCTGGGCAAGGGGGGTACTGGCGTGCTGTACGTGGACGGTCAGGAAGTGGCCCGGAATTCCCTGGAACATACCACCCCGATCACGTTCCCGGAGGACGAAACCTTCGACATTGGTCAGGACACCCGTACCGGGGTCGCGAT
This region includes:
- a CDS encoding arylsulfatase, which codes for MNKKAALWTALASALIVMSLALPVMGQQITGVPGSPEAATTIDGRYLPNPPPKFGGEIDVNAAQSKPYWPPRVVPPKGAPNILLIMTDDVGFSAPSTFGGVIPTPALDRIATNGLRYTAFHTTALCSPTRAALLTGRNHHSVATGVVVDQATGYPGYNSVIPRDAIAIGEILRQNGYDTSWYGKDHNVPQWVASQAGPFTDWPTGPIKGFDYYFGFIGDDTSQWQPNNLFRNTTPIEPYLGKPGWNLITAMADEAIARIKMLNEVQPDRPFMIYYAPGGTHAPHHPTKEWVDKISKMKLFDEGWNKLREGIFANQKKLGVIPQDAKLTAWPKDLPQWDTLSPEAKKLYIRQAEVYAAYLAYTDHEIGRVIQAIEDMGKLDNTLVIYISGDNGSSPEGTPHGLYSEFAILNGVHPTVADNMKFYDGWGTDQTYPHYAVGWAWAWDTPYQWTKEVASHFGGTRNGMAISWPARIKDEAGIRHQFHHVIDVVPTILEAAGLPEPVMVNGVAQKPIEGVSMAYTWDKANANAPGRRRTQYFEMFGSRAIYHDGWIASAPPIVAPWALSLKPPPPDVMNSFKWELYDLGKDWTQSDDLAAKMPDKLRDMQQLFTFEASKYNVFPLDDRLLPRFMGTKPSYTSGRTLFTYTGELSDVPFPGVAGAPNMLNRSYTITAEVEIPQGGAEGMLVTDGGRFGGYGFYLLKGVPVFTWNLIQLERVKWRGKEALNPGKHTLEFDWKYDGPGLGKGGTGTLKVDGKVAASHPMPKSLPVGIGWVETFNVGVDTGTPVDDQDYQVPFKFTGKIKKLTIKLGPEDLTPAEREMIFGTYRDKQ
- a CDS encoding arylsulfatase yields the protein MSTVVRGHFNLAFPLQPSTRRARPCRLYRSALIALTIFVASLVCLSGPALAQQKKPNILVLWGDDIGWYNVSAYNMGVMGYRTPNIDRIAREGALFTDWYGQQSCTAGRAAFITGQSPIRTGLTKVGLPGAELGLKKEDPTIAELLKAQGYATGQFGKNHLGDRDEHLPTAHGFYEFFGNLYHLNAEEEPESVDYPKDPAFKKRFGPRGVIHSWANPDGTQKIEDTGPLTKKRMETVDDEITAAALRFMEQQHKEGKPFFVWWNATRMHIWTHLKNESKDKTGLGIYPDGMVEHDAHVGQLLKKLDELGIADNTIVMYSTDNGAETFSWPDGGTTAFRGEKGTNWEGGYRVPTLIRWPGTIKAGTVYNDVFAHEDMLPTLLTAAGVPDVKEKLLKGYAVGRRTFKAHLDGYDLAPYFKGETKDPPRREFLYWNDDGKLVALRYNRWKLVFSEQRSHGLGVWEQPFVDLRLPAIYDLRADPFERANQESIGYAAWRVERLYLLVPAQAYIANWLASFKEFPPRQKPASFNLDQVMQQIQEGATGFK
- a CDS encoding arylsulfatase is translated as MKTRSLVSMILVLVLAALLAVGPAVAQQITGTPGSPGATTTISGKQLPSPDPPFGGVIKDDALQSKYWWAPRIVPPKGAPNILLIITDDAGFGVPSTFGGVIPTPAMDRIANNGLRYNNIHSTALCSPTRAALITGRNHHSAGFGVISEQSTGFPGYNSIIAKDKATIGRILLDNGYATSWFGKDHNTPAFAASQVGPFDQWPTGMGFEYFYGFVGGDSNQWQPNLFRNTTQIYPFDGKPDWNLITGMADDAIDYMYRIHQTAPDKPFFIKYAPGATHAPHHPTKEWVEKIRAMHLFDDGWNKLRERIFENQKRLGVIPPDTKLEPWPTNIIKNWDDCTPEEKKLYIRQVEIFAAYAAYNDHEIGRVIQAIEDIGKLDNTLIIYINGDNGTSAEGGPLGTPNEVAFFNGVAVPVELQMKWYDVWGTEQTYNHMSAGWSWAFDTPFTWFKQNASKLGGIRQNMAVSWPARIKDRGGLREQFSHVIDIVPTILDVSGIPAPEYVDGIKQAPIEGTSFAYTFDSKNAKEPSRHKTQYFEMMGQWALYHEGWLLSTKVNRAPWEAFGAANPDPLNNQVLELYDLNKDFSQSQNLADKHPDKVKEMKKMFIEEAKKYQVFPLDASVAGRIVAPRPNITAGRTEFVYTKPMVGLPQGDSPFLLNSSYTITADIEVTTGGAEGMILTSGGRFAGYGFYLLKSKPVFLWNLIDLKRIRWEGPELTPGKHTIEFDFKYDGLGVGTLAFNNLSGLGRSGTGTLKVDGKEVQTITLPRTLPMILQWDESFDIGSDTLTGVNDADYKPPFPLTAKLNKLTIKVDRPELPPEEIKKLENAQAEALDGKPLHRVQPGPH
- a CDS encoding DUF1254 domain-containing protein, translated to MKTKISVITVLAFILVTLMAVHPVTAQQAPKVSEEEAHAIGVQAYVYFYSLITMDVTRKQLTNVEPGKSPIGGPMNQFNNVPAFPTADMKVVVRPNFDTLYSSAWLDLTKEPVIVSVPDTAGRYYLIPMMDMWTDVFASPGWRTTGTNAGNFIIVPPGWRPDLKERFIEEFRLPKDTQRIDAPTPYVWIIGRTKTDGPKDYDAVHKVQAGFKVTPLSQFGKAAEPVQVKIDPTVDMKTPPKIQVDTMPAGKFFAYAAELLKLHPPHITDEPIIALMKRIGIEPGKSFDIEKVDSAVKKGLESVPERAQKLMEWKVLTLARVVNGWTMNTDTMGVYGNYYLKRAIVSQQGLGANLPEDAIYPLNLVDETGKPLDGANKYTVHFDKSAMPPVGAFWSITLYDSQGFQVANSLNRFAVSSWMPFKYNPDGSLDLYFQTESPGKDKEWNWLPAPKGPFNLTMRLYAPKPEVLVGKWNPPPVVKVQALPSVTGGQ
- a CDS encoding arylsulfatase, translating into MPGTLPVIAQQVTGTLGAPDATTTIDGKQLPPPDPKFGGVIKDKASESKAWWAPRIVPPKGAPNVLLIMTDDVGFGAPGTFGGVVPTPALDRIAKNGLRYTNFHSTSLCSPTRAAIITGRNHHVAGFGVVGEVATGFPGYDSIIRKDNGTIGTILKENGYATSWFGKNHNTPFYQATQAGPFDQWPNGLGFEYFYGFVGGDASQWQPNLFRNTTAIYPFQGSPRWNLTTAMADEAIQYMKQLKEIAPDKPFFVYYVPGGTHAPHHPTLEWIKKISDLHLFDQGWNKLRETIFANQKRLGIMPENAKLTPWPKELPEWDSLSWEEKKLFIKQADVYGAYLAYTDHEIGRVIQAVEDLGELNNTLIIYISGDNGASPEGMLNGTPNEFTTFNGVAVPVKDQFLWYEFWGSERTFPHFAAGWAWAMSTPFKWMKQVASHYGGTAQGMAVSWPGHINDVGGIRRQFHHVIDIVPTILESTGIAAPDTINGIKQRPVEGVSMVYTWDKANTDVPTRHTTQYFEMLGNRAIYHDGWVACTTPANLPWELSTGTPPDVITGYKWELYNVQEDPTQFNDLAAKMPEKLKQMQAIFHLEAQKYDVLPLDNSSLARWNTPRPNLTAGRTVFTYSGELTGVPNSGAPNILNKPYTITAEVEIPEGGAEGMIVTDGGRFGGYGLFLSKGEFGVGRGKVVFLYNLLDLKRTTWEGPELKSGKHTIVFDFKSAGPGLGKGGTGVLYVDGQEVARNSLEHTTPITFPEDETFDIGQDTRTGVAMLEYRYDVPFKFTGKINKLTFKLEPAQHAETEHKQATEAAAR